From Coccinella septempunctata chromosome 4, icCocSept1.1, whole genome shotgun sequence, a single genomic window includes:
- the LOC123311423 gene encoding NADH dehydrogenase [ubiquinone] 1 alpha subcomplex subunit 2: MSKFASRLRELRIHLCQTGASSKGVREFIEQHYVPLKKANPQFPILIRECSGVKPKVWARYEKGEEQAASLKDLSASEVLTKIQSLSK; this comes from the exons ATGTCCAAATTCGCTTCGAGATTGAGAGAGTTAAGAATCCACTTGTGCCAGACGGGTGCATCCAGTAAAGGAGTAAG gGAATTTATTGAACAACATTATGTTCCATTAAAGAAGGCAAATCCACAATTTCCTATTTTGATTCGTGAATGCTCTGGAGTTAAGCCCAAAGTTTGGGCCAGATATG AAAAAGGAGAAGAGCAAGCTGCTTCATTGAAGGATCTCAGTGCAAGCGAAGTattaacaaaaattcagtcactttctaaatga
- the LOC123311749 gene encoding uncharacterized protein LOC123311749 — translation MAIKNRTGLSAIATTVAAFIFIVIAFCTPYWLQNDEKIDNPQFIKIGLWEVCFVNFEDFRHQYDYRFTGCWWVFEEEYYIIDDFLLPGFFIATQFFFTLCTTLLLVGIFLTWMYCFCSRNHDKYILLLLSNGSNLLLAGFFGVIACIIFGINGDRRDWMPNWQHNSLGFSYAFACIGSLLLFPAGALFLIEARRAKYRKLRSSYPPSQYSVEIPKPSHTDI, via the exons ATGGCGATTAAAAACAGGACGGGACTTTCCGCAATTGCAACAACTGTAGCAGCTTTTATATTTATTGTGATTGCATTTTGTACACCCTACTGGCTtcagaatgatgaaaaaataGATAATCCGCAATTTATAAAAATAG GATTGTGGGAAGTTTGCTTCGTGAATTTCGAAGATTTTCGGCACCAATATGACTACCGATTCACAGGATGCTGGTGGGTATTCGAAGaggaatattatattattgatGACTTCCTCCTTCCTGGATTCTTCATAGCAACTCAATTTTTCTTCACACTGTGTACAACGTTACTTCTAGTTGGTATATTTTTAACATGGATGTACTGTTTCTGCAGTAGGAATCATGATAAATACATACTACTCCTACTGAGCAATGGATCTAATTTGCTATTAGCTGGCTTTTTTGGAGTTATTGCATGTATTATATTTGGTATTAATGGAGATCGAAGAGACTGGATGCCTAATTGGCAGCACAATAGTCTTGGTTTCTCATATGCATTTGCTTGTATTGGATCTTTATTACTATTTCCAGCTGGGGCTTTATTTTTGATTGAAGCAAGAAGAGCTAAATATAGAAAGTTGAGATCAAGTTATCCCCCCTCACAATATAGTGTGGAAATACCAAAACCCTCACATACAGATATTTAA
- the LOC123311747 gene encoding uncharacterized protein LOC123311747 isoform X2, with product MVEYRRSEGKQRSLAGNVGLGFFAFSFILIFIAFCTTSWLVSDRRITGANLNRLGLWTHCFRSIKNPYRDQFFVGCRWLFDPFTSGYDELRGFLEPGFMITTQIFFTLCFIAALVCAILSLLYFLCCGPEQEQFTTLVQLNAYILLAGGLSGGIAVIVFAIFGNTNGWMPGHDNNFFGYSFVLACVGTVAMLVASFLFLTDLYIHQKKRKELKESQARFNLESRG from the exons ATGGTGGAATACAGACGTTCAGAG GGTAAACAAAGGAGTCTAGCTGGTAACGTAGGTCTTGGTTTCTTCGCCTTCTCCTTTATCTTGATATTCATTGCCTTTTGTACAACAAGCTGGCTTGTTTCTGACAGAAGAATAACAGGAGCTAACCTGAACCGTCTGGGACTTTGGACACATTgtttcagatcaataaaaaatccatatagAGATCAATTTTTTGTTGGATGCAGATGGCTTTTTGACCCCTTCACATCAGGTTATGATGAGTTACGTGGATTCTTGGAACCTGGCTTTATGATTACAACCCAAATCTTCTTCACATTATGTTTCATTGCAGCTTTGGTGTGTGCGATATTgagtttattatattttttgtgCTGTGGACCAGAGCAAGAGCAGTTCACTACATTAGTACAGTTGAATGCATACATTCTACTGGCTGGAGGTTTGAGTGGAGGTATTGCAGTAATAGTTTTTGCAATATTTGGCAATACAAATGGTTGGATGCCAGGacatgacaataatttttttggttattccTTTGTTTTGGCTTGTGTAGGGACTGTCGCAATGTTGGTTGCTTCATTTCTATTTCTCACCGACCTATatattcatcagaaaaaaaGGAAGGAGCTGAAAGAATCTCAAGCTAGGTTCAATTTGGAATCAAGAGGGTAG
- the LOC123311747 gene encoding uncharacterized protein LOC123311747 isoform X1 gives MFVNLMILLSEKLICDEKILLNIIVFISMATEVISGKQRSLAGNVGLGFFAFSFILIFIAFCTTSWLVSDRRITGANLNRLGLWTHCFRSIKNPYRDQFFVGCRWLFDPFTSGYDELRGFLEPGFMITTQIFFTLCFIAALVCAILSLLYFLCCGPEQEQFTTLVQLNAYILLAGGLSGGIAVIVFAIFGNTNGWMPGHDNNFFGYSFVLACVGTVAMLVASFLFLTDLYIHQKKRKELKESQARFNLESRG, from the exons ATGTTTGTCAATCTTATGATATTACTCAGTGAAAAATTAATCTGCgatgaaaaaattcttttgaatATAATTGTTTTCATTTCCATGGCAACTGAGGTGATTTCG GGTAAACAAAGGAGTCTAGCTGGTAACGTAGGTCTTGGTTTCTTCGCCTTCTCCTTTATCTTGATATTCATTGCCTTTTGTACAACAAGCTGGCTTGTTTCTGACAGAAGAATAACAGGAGCTAACCTGAACCGTCTGGGACTTTGGACACATTgtttcagatcaataaaaaatccatatagAGATCAATTTTTTGTTGGATGCAGATGGCTTTTTGACCCCTTCACATCAGGTTATGATGAGTTACGTGGATTCTTGGAACCTGGCTTTATGATTACAACCCAAATCTTCTTCACATTATGTTTCATTGCAGCTTTGGTGTGTGCGATATTgagtttattatattttttgtgCTGTGGACCAGAGCAAGAGCAGTTCACTACATTAGTACAGTTGAATGCATACATTCTACTGGCTGGAGGTTTGAGTGGAGGTATTGCAGTAATAGTTTTTGCAATATTTGGCAATACAAATGGTTGGATGCCAGGacatgacaataatttttttggttattccTTTGTTTTGGCTTGTGTAGGGACTGTCGCAATGTTGGTTGCTTCATTTCTATTTCTCACCGACCTATatattcatcagaaaaaaaGGAAGGAGCTGAAAGAATCTCAAGCTAGGTTCAATTTGGAATCAAGAGGGTAG
- the LOC123311748 gene encoding uncharacterized protein LOC123311748: MSRTFDRNNYPKVSDYLLNGAILTYIGGVLLMISFCSPYWVKSYTETFSTFKNMGIWQYCFEEFRYPYFQFDKQFNGCHHVFSKEYHVIREWLLPGWLIAVQTFMTISFLLSFGAQAIMACQVCRFPLKFILRYEWILSSINFGLIATATLFMFLSFLIFGCSYTRRDWLMYPNFNFLTWAYWFGVISMFFHAFASLSLYKEARLSYELKQESKNLIMQMQHNPQHRLGWSIY, encoded by the exons ATGAGTCGAACTTTTGATAGAAACAATTATCCCAAAGTATCAG ATTATCTTCTGAATGGAGCAATTTTAACGTACATAGGAGGGGTATTACTGATGATATCATTTTGCAG CCCATACTGGGTGAAGTCTTACACCGAAACATTCTCAACCTTCAAAAACATGGGAATTTGGCAGTACTGTTTTGAGGAATTCAGATACCCATATTTTCAGTTTGATAAACAGTTCAATGGTTGTCACCATGTGTTCAGTAAGGAATATCACGTTATACGAGAGTGGCTGCTTCCAGGGTGGCTAATAGCGGTACAGACTTTCATgacgatttcatttttattgagttTTGGTGCTCAAGCAATTATGGCCTGTCAAGTTTGTAGATTTCCCTTGAAATTCATACTTAGATATGAGTGGATTTTATCTTCGATAAACTTTGGGTTGATCGCTACTGCAA CTCTATTTATGTTCTTATCCTTCCTCATTTTTGGGTGCTCTTATACAAGAAGAGACTGGTTGATGTATCCTAATTTTAATTTCCTCACATGGGCCTACTGGTTTGGAGTTATTTCCATGTTCTTTCATGCATTTGCATCTTTATCACTTTATAAAGAGGCAAGATTGAGCTATGAGTTGAAACAAGAATCTAAAAATTTGATAATGCAAATGCAGCACAATCCACAGCACAGGCTGGGATGGTCTATCTATTGA